One genomic region from Apodemus sylvaticus chromosome 1, mApoSyl1.1, whole genome shotgun sequence encodes:
- the Nlrp14 gene encoding NACHT, LRR and PYD domains-containing protein 14 yields MKTEDVEMEDNASKEKIVSKDEDFDDGIDYRTVIKEKFCVMWDNTSFPGESATLNCIITHKDQKLLQHIFDEDIQTSKIPQTVVLYGAAGIGKTTLLKKAMLEWADGNLYQQFTHVFYLSGREISQVKEGSFAQLISKYWPRNESPIEQILSKPSSLLFIIDSFDEMDFSFEEPEFALCKDWTQKHPVSFLISSLLRKVMLPESYLLVTTRSTAWKRLVPLLQKPHRVKLPGLSKNARMDYIHHLLKDKTWALNAAYSIRINWRLFQMCHVYHVCQMICTFLKEHMERGGNVEETCQNSTALFTYYVCSLFPRVPGSSVTLPNETLLRSLCQAAVEGIWTMKHVLYQQNLRKHELTREDISIFLDADVLQQDTEYENCYMFTHHHVQEFFAALFYLLRENPEEKDYPSEPFENLYLLLESNRFHDPHLEQMKCFLFGLLNKDRVRQLEETFNLTLSMEVKEELLVCMEAFENDDSTLLQLRFQDLLHCIYESQDEEFITRALMCFQKIIVRIDEEQQLRIYSFCLKHCHSLQTMTLTVRADLRNTLDSDPTGEMCLEDAAVQIIHYWQDLFSVIHTNESLIEMDLCESRIDESLMKILNEELSHPKCNLQKLTFKAVCFLNSCQDFSFLVSNNKVTHLDLKGTDLEENGLKTLCEALKCRGCKLRVLRLESCDLNADRCKTLSKALHSNRSLVFLNLSTNNLSNNGVKSLCEVLENPNCPLERLALASCGLTKVGCEVLSSALTKSKRLTHLCLTDNILEDEGIELLSYTLKNPQCTLQSLVLRCCCFTPVGSEHLSTALLNNKSLIHLDLGFNELKDNGLKLLCHSLQQPNCNLQELELMGCVLTNNACGDLASVIVNNSNLWNLDLGFNILGDAGLNVLCDALRNPNCHIQRLGLENCGLTPGCCQDLLGLLSNNHSVIQMNLKKNALDHEAIRNLCKVLRSPTCKMEFLALDKKEIAKKKIKKFLADVRINNPHLVIKPQCPNTESGCWWQYF; encoded by the exons ATGAAGACAGAGGATGTCGAGATGGAAGACAATGCTTCTAAAGAGAAAATAGTGTCTAAGGATGAAGACTTTG ATGATGGAATAGACTACAGAACTgtaataaaggaaaaattttGTGTGATGTGGGATAATACTTCTTTCCCTGGAGAATCTGCAACTTTAAATTGTATAATTACTCATAAAGACCAAAAGCTGTTGCAGCATATATTTGATGAGGATATCCAAACTTCCAAGATTCCACAAACAGTAGTCCTTTATGGAGCTGCTGGAATTGGGAAGACAACGTTGTTGAAAAAGGCAATGTTAGAATGGGCAGATGGCAATCTCTATCAGCAATTTACCCATGTTTTTtatctcagtgggagagaaatTAGCCAAGTGAAGGAGGGAAGCTTTGCTCAGTTAATATCAAAGTACTGGCCTCGCAACGAGAGTCCCATCGAACAGATCCTGTCCAAACCCAGCAGTCTCCTTTTTATAATTGATAGCTTTGATGAAATGGATTTCTCCTTTGAAGAGCCAGAGTTTGCACTGTGTAAAGATTGGACTCAGAAGCACCCGGTGTCTTTTCTTATTAGTAGTTTGCTGAGGAAAGTGATGCTTCCTGAGTCATACTTATTAGTAACAACAAGGTCCACAGCTTGGAAGCGACTAGTGCCTTTGTTGCAGAAGCCTCATCGTGTAAAGCTGCCAGGACTGTCTAAGAATGCAAGGATGGACTATatccaccatttgttgaaagataaGACATGGGCTTTGAATGCAGCTTATTCAATAAGAATCAATTGGAGGCTTTTCCAGATGTGCCACGTGTATCATGTGTGCCAGATGATCTGTACTTTTCTCAaggagcacatggagagaggtgGCAACGTTGAAGAGACCTGCCAAAACAGCACGGCTCTGTTCACATACTATGTCTGCAGCTTATTTCCACGTGTACCTGGGAGCTCTGTTACTCTGCCCAATGAAACGCTGTTAAGGAGCCTATGCCAGGCTGCTGTTGAAGGCATTTGGACTATGAAGCATGTACTCTACCAGCAAAATCTTCGAAAGCACGAGTTAACCAGAGAGGACATCTCGATTTTCCTGGATGCAGATGTTCTTCAGCAGGACACCGAGTATGAAAACTGCTACATGTTCACTCACCACCATGTTCAGGAGTTTTTTGCAGCTCTGTTTTACTTGCTGAGAGAGAATCCAGAAGAAAAAGACTATCCCTCTGAACCTTTTGAAAACTTGTATCTGTTGCTGGAAAGCAACCGTTTTCATGACCCTCATTTGGAGCAGATGAAATGCTTTTTGTTTGGTCTACTAAATAAAGACAGAGTACGACAACTAGAGGAAACTTTCAACCTTACACTATCCATGGAGGTAAAAGAAGAGTTACTTGTGTGTATGGAAGCATTCGAAAATGATGACTCTACTTTGTTACAGCTGAGATTTCAAGACTTGCTTCACTGTATATATGAGAGTCAAGATGAAGAATTCATCACTCGGGCACTGATGTGTTTCCAAAAGATTATCGTGAGGATTGATGAAGAACAACAATTGCGTATATATTCATTCTGCCTTAAGCACTGCCACTCTCTACAGACTATGACACTGACGGTGAGGGCAGACTTGAGAAATACGTTAGACTCAGACCCTACAGGTGAAATGTG CCTTGAAGATGCTGCTGTTCAAATCATTCATTACTGGCAAGATCTGTTTTCTGTGATTCATACAAATGAATCCCTGATAGAAATGGATTTGTGTGAAAGCAGAATTGATGAATCCTTGATGAAAATTTTGAATGAAGAATTAAGTCACCCAAAATGTAACCTACAAAAACTAAC ATTCAAAGCTGTCTGTTTCCTGAATAGCTGTCAGGATTTTAGTTTCTTGGTTTCCAACAATAAGGTGACACATCTTGACCTGAAAGGTACTGACTTAGAAGAAAATGGACTAAAGACCTTATGTGAAGCCTTGAAATGCCGAGGATGTAAATTACGGGTGCTGAG GTTGGAATCCTGCGACCTGAATGCAGACCGTTGTAAAACTCTATCCAAGGCTCTCCATAGCAACAGGAGCCTGGTATTTCTGAATCTGTCTACCAACAATCTATCAAATAATGGAGTAAAGTCATTGTGTGAGGTCTTAGAAAATCCAAACTGTCCTCTAGAGAGACTGGC CTTAGCAAGCTGTGGCCTCACAAAAGTTGGTTGTGAAGTTCTTTCCTCGGCTCTCACCAAAAGCAAGAGGCTGACACATTTATGCTTGACAGACAACATCTTGGAAGATGAAGGGATAGAGTTGCTCAGCTATACCTTGAAGAATCCACAGTGTACTCTACAGAGCCTTGT GCTTAGGTGTTGCTGTTTCACTCCAGTTGGTAGTGAGCACCTCTCCACCGCTCTGCTGAACAACAAGAGCTTGATACACCTGGACCTGGGATTTAACGAGCTAAAGGATAACGGACTAAAGCTTCTGTGTCACTCCCTTCAGCAGCCAAACTGCAATCTTCAGGAACTGGA GTTGATGGGCTGTGTTCTCACGAATAATGCTTGTGGGGATCTGGCTTCTGTTATTGTGAACAACTCAAACTTGTGGAACCTAGACCTTGGGTTCAACATCTTGGGTGATGCTGGTCTGAATGTTCTGTGTGATGCTTTGAGAAATCCAAACTGCCACATTCAGAGGCTAGG ATTGGAAAACTGTGGTTTAACTCCTGGTTGCTGCCAAGATCTCTTAGGTCTCTTGTCTAACAACCACAGTGTGATACAAATGAACTTAAAGAAGAATGCCCTTGATCATGAAGCAATTAGGAATTTATGTAAAGTCTTGAGGTCTCCAACATGCAAAATGGAATTTCTAGC GTTGGACAAAAAGGAAATAGCCAAGAAGAAAATCAAGAAGTTTCTGGCTGATGTAAGGATTAACAATCCACATTTGGTCATTAAGCCACAGTGTCCTAACACAGAAAGTGGGTGCTGGTGGCAGTATTTCTGA